The Daucus carota subsp. sativus chromosome 9, DH1 v3.0, whole genome shotgun sequence genome window below encodes:
- the LOC108202518 gene encoding small ubiquitin-related modifier 2 — MDIMFESSSSEGAQLGKRPASTALENEGKKRALGPMEESHDIMTIKVKSQVKEVHFSVKRNTKLQKIFKMFCDKAQVEYRSMRFLIDGARVSPTATPEELNMRDGDEVEAMIYAGGGGNAAIV; from the exons ATG GATATAATGTTTgaatcatcatcatctgaaggAGCACAACTGGGCAAGAGGCCAGCATCGACGGCCCTAGAGAATGAAGGCAAGAAACGAGCCTTGGGACCGATGGAAGAATCTCATGATATTATGACGATCAAGGTCAAGAGTCAG GTAAAAGAGGTCCATTTCAGTGTTAAACGCAACACTAAGTTGCAAAAGATCTTTAAGATGTTCTGCGACAAAGCTCAAGTAGAATACAGGTCTATGCGATTCCTCATCGATGGCGCTCGAGTTTCGCCTACTGCAACCCCTGAAGAG CTTAACATGAGAGATGGCGACGAAGTTGAGGCCATGATATATGCTGGAGGCGGCGGCAATGCGGCCATTGTCTGA